Below is a genomic region from Osmerus mordax isolate fOsmMor3 chromosome 22, fOsmMor3.pri, whole genome shotgun sequence.
TCCCAAATATTCTCCCGTTGCAGCTGGCAACACATTAGGCAGAGGTTAACtgccgttggtgtgtgtgtttgggggttaTGGGGTTGTTTTAGAATACCAAGGCCATGAGCCCCTCAGACAGTGCATGAGCCTTTCCACTCCACAAATATGTCAAGACGCATATTAGGCAAATACCCCctgatccccccaccccccaaaagaCACTTGCCAGTGTACACACCCCACAGTTCCTACCATCAATCAAGCCTCGCTGAAGTGCTACACTCGGGCCCGGTATTTACGACCATCAGATTGTCGTCTTGGCCGATCCTGTGAAGAGTTGCTGTGGAAGCGGTGAGACGCAGATGAGCCAGCCCCTCGTGAGACTCAGCAGCTCCTTTCTCCTGGAGTCAGAGTCAAAATGGCCTCCCATAGTCCTCCTCCAACTGTTATCGTATGGCGTTTTCACAGGCAGGAACTCTCACTTTCAGGAGGGGCCTTTGTGGGCACCGATTTAGCACACATCAGCCAACTCAAGGCAAGAACTGATTCAGCTAATGAACGCCTTGACTGAAGACTGCAATTAGTTCATTATCTGAGTGGAGTGGTTGGAAGCTTGTTTGGAGAACGGGCTTGTGCCAAAGCAGCCCACACACGTGAGTGATGGCCAACACCTAATGTAAACTCTACATAGTGTGTTTGTGGTAGTGGATGAGGAAGGCTTTTGTAGCACTTCTCCCACATGCAATAGAATTGACTGATAGAATGTCTCAATCTTTGGATCCCATTCAATACCATCTCACAGAGGCATTCTTGTTCTGTATGGAAACGTCCGAGTAATGGTGCCATTCATTGTTTGGATTGATTCATTGATGGATTAAATCATCCATCTACTCATCATTAATCTAAAAACGGTTCTTTGTGTCGGATGTGTGCCAATTTATTGGATTTTGGCTTTTAAGACATGGACAAACAAAGCACTGGTGTTTGAAGAATggagaagggagtcaggtggctgagcggttagggaatcgggcttgtaatctgaaggttgccagttcgattcccggacgtgccaattgacgttgtgtccttgggcaaggcacttcaccctacttgcctcgggggaatgtccctgtacttactgtaagtcgctctggataagcgcgtctgctaaatgactaaatgtaaatgtgaatgtaagaaTGGCATTTTCTGAATTCTCCTCAACACTTCTGGACCAATAAAGGTTGTGTGATGGATTTAAAAATCTACAGGCACAAACTTTATTCAGTTATGTTCTTGCATATGAAAACATGGACACTTATACTTTGACACTAAATCAAAGGAATGAAAAGGCTGTAAAATCCATTAAAGGATGTGTTTGACATTCGTGTTTTGTCCTAGGCAACCCCTGTTCTACAAGCATGTTACCCTCTGAACACCATTCCTACAGGCCTTGTAAATGTAAAGGTCTTCTGCTCTGGTACAAAGACAACAGCCTCACACAAAGTTCACGCCGTCCTGACCTCCATGAACGCATTCACCCCTCCACATCGTGTGTTCACCTAGCTCAGTACAACAGAGCACAACCAACActggtcgcacacacacataccccaacCTGCCCGAAAGCGTCTCATTTTGAGACAGTCTGTCTCGTAACTAAACTTCTGTTATATCGCAGAACACATACGTTCACTAATCCTTCACAGTACTGGCGTTTCCTAAACACACTTAGAAAGAATAGTCTGAAAGGGCCCATAACTCTGATGGAGACCGTGTTTCTTGCAAACTGTAGAATACGGGGCCATGAAACACTGCAACTTCTGGTCACATGTAGGAAAGCCAGCTCCCATGCAGactgtgtgtaaatgtttagtctaacgtgttttattttcaCACTCTTCCTTGCTGTCCCTGTCTGCCAACACTTAGTGAAGCTGCTCAAACGCTTGTTTTGCCGCCCTCCTTCCCCATGTCTCTTTTCCAAATGGCTTCTCTCTTTGAGGGCATTCCACATGAAGTAGCAAAACAAATGACTTCAGCGCTCCGCTGTGCGCTCTCTTTACACAGACGAAGAACAATCCACAGTGGCCCGGGTCCTCAAACAGGCTTTGACTGCCTCACCAAGAGGACATGTCAGCTCACCGTGGATCATGAGAAATAAGCCGCTACAACGAAAGGTCATCATTCTACTATTGTTAGAATTTATAGAAAAAAATTGCGGGCTTCATATACAAGGGTACAGATTTTGGTTTCTGATTTATTCACAGTGCCAGGCGCCCAAAAAAAAGAGCAAAATGTTAAAATACAACATTCTACGCAAATCAACCTAGATCGGCGGTCAACCGTTTTAAAGCAGCAGAACGTCAAAAGAGAACATTCCTCATGGGCAGCACTCTCTGGATCAGGATCTGTAGAGGACTTGGCATCAAGCTGGAGAGGCTGGTTTCACACTTCAGTTCCACAGCATGGGGAGGACTTGCTCACAGGACAGCACTGACATGCTTCTGCCCTGTCAGACTTGGCAACGTTACCGGGCACATGTGCCACCGTTTCCCATACTGTTCACCCCAGCTCATTCTCTCAGTGATAGAGTATGATGGGGTTTGACTTGGAGCAACGGGAGAGGACTGCTTTGGTCTTGCATCCAAAATGAACAGACTAACATTACTAGAGCATACATGTGGATTTGGGTAACTAGCGTGTCGAGTTATGGAAAATACTTGGCTTTCTGTCTTTGACATCTGCTGCTAAAACAGAGCCGTCCTAAGGTCATGGGGCCGACACGTACGTCTGAGGTCCAGCACATTGCCCTCTGGTGGGCATAAAAAGCAACCGTTTCTAAACATTTCAAAATTCAAGAGACAGAACACTAATCATGAGAAGGGGCATTTgagcactgaagaacatgcaCATGGAATGTGTTACTCACAGACAGAGTAACACATTAGAATGTGTTACTCTGTCTGGGTTACATTATCTTTTGTGTGCGGGAAATCAGCCCTAAATAAGTACTGACAGAGAACAGTTAATAATGGAAAACATGCAGTGGTCAGTTTTACAATTTTCCAATTGAATAATTTTCATTTTTAATACCATGGTGTTCTGTGAGGTACAGgcgtcatttaaaattgcttgAACTCAGGAACAAGTCCCCTTGCCTGAAAGGAGAGACTAAAACAATTTCTGCATAACATCTGTCCACATTTTCTTGGCATGTGATGTTCAATGTCTCAGCACATTCGGTCTATAAAGATCTTATTTCTTAAATTGACGTATTTGAGGTAACTGCGCTCATGCTCAGATAGACTGTCTGCGCATTCATTGGCAAAGTTACTTTGAGCTACGTAAAAAGCCATTTCAAATAAAATCATTTCGAGCAGGAGATTTGATTATATACAGATTTCACTTGTGtttgagtagcctacatttgaaaCTGATACAACAGTGTAAAATCATAAAACCATGCAAACAATGATGGTGGCCCCATCTTACCATCTGAGGCCATAGTGATGCAGGAAGAACTGAGTATACTTCACTACCTATCCATAGATAAACAAGGTGATATAATATGTATACATCTTTTGACCCAGGAAAGGGATTTTGGAGCTGCAGAGGTAGAAGGCAAGGTCTCATCCCCAGACCTTTTGCCAAGGAGGATCACGTCAAGGATCACTTCGGCTGCCTCTTCTacaaaggctgtgtgtgtgtgcgcgcatgtgtgtgtgtgatgactgtgGGACAACACAGCGCAGCTGTCTAATAAAGATGTCAAATGAAACATTGGGGGTCTGGAGCCAAAGTTAGGTTAAACAGTCTTACATTGAATCTCTTTGTGGAACTATGTCTCACAGTACACCATAGACAACttgtctataaaaaaaaaacaagaaagctCATTTTAAAAGATGTGATATGGCACAGTTGGTCCACAAGGTAAAGAAAGCTTTTCAACTCTTAACAAATCTACTTTTTATATTAAAACCACTTTGAATAAGACTCATTCCGTAGCATTCTTTAAATTTGTAGAccatttttatgttttattatCTGTCTAGTTTGCATGTAATGCACcactaacaacaacaaaacaaccaTCAAGCTTCATCTTTTACTTTATTAAAAACCAAACTATAACTGATTCTACAGAGAATTCGATAAAATTAAAATAACGTAAAACCTTATTCATTTTACAGTGGTGATTTTGCTGGCAATTCTCTTTGAGCGTCTGACTCCTTCAGTGGGAACCAGTCGTGCTGCACCCTTCATGCCTGTGGCAGCTTTTGGCGCTTGAACCTTGGGTTTGGTTGAACCTTGCAAAGCCTCTGGTGGTTTTGATCCCCCATCAGCCTTTCTGGTCTTCCTGAGCACTTTGGAGGTCTTAGCTGGACTGATGCTGAGTTGAACAATTTCCTGACTCTGTAAGTGTACAGTACTTTCCTCAAAGTGTACAGCATTTGACATGCTTTGAACATCTTGAACAGTGGTGACTTTGCTGGCAATTTTTTGGGAGCTTTTAAGTGTGACTGCTGTGGCCTTGCCTCGTCTGCCAGTGGCAGCTTTTTGTGCTTGATCCTTGGGTTTGGTTGAAGCTTGTGAACCCTCTGATAGGTTTTTCTTCTTTGACACCTTTGCAGCTTTTGGTGTGCTCCGTGTGCCTTGCAATGTAACCTGGGAATTTCCTTTTCCACCATCTTCAGTCAACTCTGGACCTTTGAATTTGCTACGTGTGTTTTTTACAGTCTGTGAAACCACCCCGGATGTCGactgctcccctctctttttATTATTCTTGGGTATTTTTGAAGTGCCCCCTTGTGTAGTAGAGGCATGTGCAATTTCCCCACTCTCATATTTGACAGTTTTGGGGCCTTTAAGGGAATCCACCTTGCTTTTATCACCTAGTGAACTTGCCTCTACAGCTTTATTTTTGGTCTGTCTTAACCCTTTGGGGGCTTTCACATGATTGGTGGAGATTTGCGACACTTCCTGTGAGTTTACGTTTGGTTCATTGCCAGTAGGCTTGGGGCCTTCAGAGGCCTTCTGTTTGACTTGAGTGACTTGGAGAACCTTTGATCTGGACTGTTCATCAACCTTCTTCTTAATCCTCTCCGGAACTTTCCTTTGGACAGGCGTAACTTGCAACGCCTCCTGCTTCACCACGTGCCCCTTTGCGTCTGGTTTTTCAGAGGCTTTGAGAATGTTCACTTCGGCTTTAAAAGTATGTGTAGTCTCCTGTGAAGTCATACAAATGTTTCTCGTATCCCCATTGGAGCAAAAGCGTGTATTAGAAGTTCTAAAACCGAGCCCTCTAGT
It encodes:
- the si:dkeyp-34c12.1 gene encoding protein ELYS isoform X1; this translates as MNLSQYTVGANNREITSRISPSVEFLRKSNVCPSGRQLVRTPPISEVKRTLLLNSTPIDDVIQSRPNLKAGQNPNHQLDSTFEMLETRKENTTPPNTEMSPAYHLNVNPQGEDPNLLIRGMVGYQWTPADLNFIKTMKEEKKVKELQEELVEKRKLLKNAIQARDLSYASSVEMQDNLNKTRISCLMKELSILQSQLEETEETTHTFKAEVNILKASEKPDAKGHVVKQEALQVTPVQRKVPERIKKKVDEQSRSKVLQVTQVKQKASEGPKPTGNEPNVNSQEVSQISTNHVKAPKGLRQTKNKAVEASSLGDKSKVDSLKGPKTVKYESGEIAHASTTQGGTSKIPKNNKKRGEQSTSGVVSQTVKNTRSKFKGPELTEDGGKGNSQVTLQGTRSTPKAAKVSKKKNLSEGSQASTKPKDQAQKAATGRRGKATAVTLKSSQKIASKVTTVQDVQSMSNAVHFEESTVHLQSQEIVQLSISPAKTSKVLRKTRKADGGSKPPEALQGSTKPKVQAPKAATGMKGAARLVPTEGVRRSKRIASKITTVK
- the si:dkeyp-34c12.1 gene encoding neurofilament heavy polypeptide isoform X2, which encodes MVGYQWTPADLNFIKTMKEEKKVKELQEELVEKRKLLKNAIQARDLSYASSVEMQDNLNKTRISCLMKELSILQSQLEETEETTHTFKAEVNILKASEKPDAKGHVVKQEALQVTPVQRKVPERIKKKVDEQSRSKVLQVTQVKQKASEGPKPTGNEPNVNSQEVSQISTNHVKAPKGLRQTKNKAVEASSLGDKSKVDSLKGPKTVKYESGEIAHASTTQGGTSKIPKNNKKRGEQSTSGVVSQTVKNTRSKFKGPELTEDGGKGNSQVTLQGTRSTPKAAKVSKKKNLSEGSQASTKPKDQAQKAATGRRGKATAVTLKSSQKIASKVTTVQDVQSMSNAVHFEESTVHLQSQEIVQLSISPAKTSKVLRKTRKADGGSKPPEALQGSTKPKVQAPKAATGMKGAARLVPTEGVRRSKRIASKITTVK